A DNA window from Pseudomonas sp. B21-056 contains the following coding sequences:
- a CDS encoding alkaline phosphatase family protein encodes MSSERPRQPLLLINVVGLTPALLGAATPHINALLKTARMASLQPVFPAVTSSVQASILTGLTPAAHGIVGNGWYFRDQAEVRFWLQPNALIQGEKVWHTLKRQLPGFRCSQLFWWYNMYADVDAAITPRPHYPADGRKMFGLYSAPSTLHERIEQQIGEFPFPAFWGPAAGIASSRWIVDCAIAEFDINRPDLQLVYLPHLDYSLQRLGPDHPSIADEVRAIDSEVGRLLDVAQARGAAVMLLSEYGIEAVRQSVSINRLLRSEGLLQVRQSLSWELLDPGASAAFAVADHQIAHVYVKQAQDIPRVKALLLRQPGIEQVLDKAEQRAWHLDHPRSGELVAVAEPGHWFDYYYWFDDRKAPDFARTVDIHRKPGYDPLELFIDPAIRFPKLKVARRLLQKKLGFRYYMDLIPLDTGLVRGSHGRLPGSEPAGPLLITNCDLPLPQQLAATAVKQLLLEHFLGRSHTDTANAKELPCGEPLPSQF; translated from the coding sequence ATGTCCTCTGAGCGCCCGCGCCAACCGCTGCTGTTGATCAACGTGGTGGGGCTGACCCCGGCGTTGTTGGGCGCGGCGACGCCGCACATCAATGCCTTGCTGAAAACAGCCAGGATGGCCAGCCTGCAACCGGTGTTTCCGGCCGTCACCTCGTCGGTGCAGGCTTCGATCCTCACCGGGCTGACGCCGGCAGCGCACGGCATCGTCGGCAACGGCTGGTATTTTCGCGATCAGGCCGAAGTACGCTTCTGGCTGCAACCCAATGCCCTGATCCAGGGCGAAAAGGTCTGGCACACACTCAAGCGCCAGCTTCCAGGGTTTCGCTGCAGCCAGTTGTTCTGGTGGTACAACATGTACGCGGACGTGGACGCCGCCATCACCCCGCGCCCGCACTATCCCGCCGATGGTCGCAAGATGTTCGGCCTGTATTCGGCACCGTCCACGTTGCACGAACGTATCGAACAGCAGATCGGTGAGTTTCCGTTCCCGGCCTTCTGGGGGCCGGCGGCGGGCATCGCGTCGAGCCGCTGGATCGTCGACTGCGCCATCGCCGAATTCGACATCAACCGCCCCGATCTGCAGTTGGTCTACCTGCCTCACCTGGACTACAGCCTGCAACGCCTGGGCCCTGATCATCCGTCGATTGCCGACGAAGTGCGGGCCATCGACAGTGAGGTGGGTCGCCTGCTCGACGTTGCCCAGGCACGAGGCGCGGCGGTGATGCTGTTGTCCGAGTACGGCATCGAGGCCGTCCGGCAATCGGTGTCCATCAACCGCTTGTTGCGCTCGGAAGGCTTGTTGCAGGTACGGCAATCCCTGAGCTGGGAATTGCTCGACCCCGGCGCCAGCGCCGCGTTTGCCGTCGCCGATCATCAGATCGCCCATGTCTACGTGAAGCAGGCGCAGGACATTCCTCGGGTCAAGGCGCTGTTATTGCGTCAACCCGGCATCGAGCAGGTGTTGGATAAAGCCGAACAACGGGCCTGGCACCTGGACCATCCGCGCAGCGGTGAGCTGGTGGCCGTGGCCGAGCCGGGGCACTGGTTCGATTACTACTACTGGTTCGACGACCGCAAGGCCCCCGACTTTGCCCGCACCGTGGACATCCACCGCAAGCCGGGCTACGACCCGCTGGAGCTGTTCATCGACCCGGCCATTCGTTTCCCAAAACTGAAAGTGGCGCGCCGCCTGCTGCAGAAGAAGCTCGGTTTTCGCTACTACATGGACCTGATTCCGCTGGACACCGGACTGGTTCGCGGCAGCCATGGACGTCTGCCCGGCAGTGAGCCGGCCGGCCCGCTGCTCATCACCAATTGTGATCTGCCATTGCCCCAGCAGCTTGCGGCCACGGCGGTGAAACAACTGCTCCTGGAACACTTCCTGGGGCGCTCTCACACCGACACGGCCAATGCCAAGGAGCTTCCATGCGGCGAGCC
- the eboE gene encoding metabolite traffic protein EboE: protein MSGGTGWQAGQVGYCSNVHPTRDLAGLRSSIEQHFRGVRTLRRLDEQDSGLWISALAAAELQQTAARTDFLSLLQSSGMRLTSLNGFPYGQFHQGAVKAEVYLPSWADPKRLVYSLNLARILAQALPPDCDQGVISTVPLGYAAHWNAILHRHAEHQLRQLTASLHRLHQETGKKIVFCLEMEPDCVLEHTDQAIAFFQRLQASDPHHDHLALCFDVCHQAVVFEDCYQSLDKLRQARVPVGKIQLSNALICRLPQEDERREQVLRTLGDFAEATYLHQVKARDGQDRLAAWADLPAALDDCTKTPGQHPELRIHFHIPLFSEHLLLPELSGSQNALEQTFDFLADHEDFRPVLEVETYSWGVLPELLRPTTMHAQLQGIARELRWVEKQLHRRQLLQPQAREAYANVL from the coding sequence ATGAGCGGCGGCACGGGTTGGCAAGCCGGGCAGGTCGGCTATTGCAGCAACGTGCACCCGACCCGTGACCTGGCCGGGCTGCGGTCTTCCATCGAACAGCATTTTCGGGGCGTGCGCACGCTACGCAGGCTCGACGAGCAGGACAGCGGCCTGTGGATCAGCGCCCTCGCCGCCGCCGAACTGCAACAAACGGCGGCACGTACGGACTTTCTCAGCCTGCTGCAAAGCAGTGGGATGCGCCTGACCTCACTCAACGGTTTTCCCTACGGCCAGTTTCATCAGGGCGCGGTGAAGGCCGAGGTCTACCTGCCCAGTTGGGCCGATCCGAAGCGGCTGGTGTACAGCCTGAACCTGGCCCGGATCCTAGCCCAGGCCCTGCCGCCGGATTGTGATCAGGGGGTGATTTCCACCGTGCCACTGGGCTATGCCGCCCACTGGAATGCAATCCTGCATCGGCACGCCGAGCATCAGCTGCGCCAACTCACGGCCTCGTTGCACAGGCTGCATCAGGAAACCGGCAAGAAGATCGTGTTCTGCCTGGAGATGGAACCGGACTGCGTGCTGGAACACACCGACCAGGCCATCGCGTTCTTCCAGCGCCTGCAAGCCAGCGATCCGCACCATGATCATCTGGCGCTGTGTTTTGACGTGTGCCACCAGGCCGTGGTCTTCGAAGATTGTTATCAGTCGCTGGACAAGCTGCGACAGGCCCGGGTGCCCGTGGGCAAGATCCAACTGTCCAACGCCTTGATCTGTCGCTTGCCCCAGGAGGACGAGCGCCGCGAACAGGTGCTCAGGACCCTGGGAGATTTTGCCGAAGCCACCTACCTGCATCAGGTGAAGGCCCGCGATGGGCAGGATCGCCTGGCAGCCTGGGCCGACCTTCCGGCCGCCCTCGACGATTGCACAAAAACCCCGGGGCAACACCCCGAACTGCGGATTCATTTCCACATTCCGCTGTTCAGCGAACACTTGCTGCTGCCCGAGCTCAGCGGCAGCCAGAATGCTTTGGAACAGACCTTCGACTTCCTTGCCGACCACGAGGATTTCCGTCCGGTACTGGAGGTGGAAACCTACAGCTGGGGTGTCCTGCCCGAGTTGCTGCGCCCCACTACCATGCACGCCCAGCTCCAGGGCATCGCCAGGGAATTGCGCTGGGTCGAGAAGCAACTGCACCGACGGCAACTGCTGCAACCCCAGGCGCGGGAGGCGTACGCCAATGTCCTCTGA
- a CDS encoding TatD family hydrolase gives MPKYFDPHIHMVSRTTDDYQNMAAAGITGVIEPAFWQGQARTSVGSFIDYFDTLLGWERFRASMFGIHHFCTIGLNPKEANDLSIANEVLEILPRYLVKDGVVAVGEIGYDDITPEEDRFLAAQLELARQFNLPVLVHTPHRDKIGGTKRTLAVIREVGIAEHLVIIDHLNELTLPLVLETDCWRGHSIYPNTKMSEQRMVALLQEYGTEKMVVNSAADWGISDPLKVPKTGQAMLAAGFSEAQVEQVLFHNPVDFFAQSGQLDKTLVGTPLPIDQRRQWQENSALRGQEPVIK, from the coding sequence ATGCCCAAGTACTTCGATCCGCACATTCATATGGTCAGCCGTACCACCGATGACTACCAGAACATGGCGGCCGCCGGCATCACCGGGGTCATCGAACCGGCCTTCTGGCAGGGCCAGGCCAGGACCAGTGTCGGCAGTTTCATCGACTACTTCGACACCCTGCTGGGCTGGGAGCGCTTTCGCGCCAGCATGTTCGGTATCCATCACTTCTGCACCATCGGCCTCAACCCCAAGGAGGCCAATGACCTGTCGATCGCCAATGAGGTGCTGGAGATCCTGCCGCGCTACCTGGTGAAAGACGGCGTGGTCGCGGTCGGCGAAATCGGTTATGACGACATCACCCCGGAAGAGGATCGTTTCCTCGCCGCGCAACTGGAACTGGCCCGGCAGTTCAATCTGCCGGTGCTGGTACACACCCCACACCGCGACAAGATCGGCGGTACCAAGCGAACCCTGGCGGTCATTCGTGAAGTCGGGATTGCCGAGCACCTGGTGATCATCGACCACCTCAACGAATTGACCCTGCCCCTGGTGCTGGAAACCGATTGCTGGCGCGGCCACTCCATTTACCCCAATACCAAGATGTCGGAACAGCGCATGGTCGCCCTGTTGCAGGAATACGGCACCGAGAAAATGGTGGTCAACAGCGCCGCCGACTGGGGCATCAGCGACCCGCTCAAGGTGCCGAAAACCGGTCAGGCCATGTTGGCGGCCGGCTTCAGTGAGGCTCAGGTCGAGCAAGTGCTGTTCCACAACCCGGTGGACTTCTTTGCCCAGAGCGGCCAACTGGACAAGACCCTGGTCGGCACCCCGCTGCCCATCGACCAGCGTCGGCAGTGGCAGGAAAATTCCGCCCTGCGCGGCCAGGAACCGGTGATCAAATGA
- a CDS encoding EboA domain-containing protein, translated as MNTDVTAPSSAAFEMRHDCLAEHRQLLTQQLDAAEQQWWTQAQEQLAQHPDATTTALLSSQCKRHLKEHALPGKAHWSNVQLTRALLLAQVLAQQPAAEQLPLLRQLFLWGDDQEKIALLKALDWLDSQGACVELALQAGRTSNSQVFAALALDTLYPSRHYDERAFHQLVLKALGMGLDVRRLLGLTQRHSVSLNQLALDLLAEQLAAERTVSAGLPRAIDFDLLSPAQRQRLVGLAQQQRLPPEWHDYLAHISLN; from the coding sequence ATGAACACGGACGTTACCGCGCCGTCATCGGCGGCCTTTGAAATGCGTCACGACTGCCTCGCCGAACATCGCCAGTTGCTCACGCAACAGCTCGATGCTGCCGAGCAGCAATGGTGGACCCAGGCGCAGGAGCAGCTTGCCCAACACCCGGACGCGACGACCACGGCGCTATTGAGCAGCCAGTGCAAGCGTCATCTCAAGGAGCATGCCCTGCCCGGCAAGGCCCACTGGAGCAATGTGCAGCTCACACGGGCCTTGTTGCTGGCCCAGGTGCTGGCGCAACAGCCCGCCGCCGAACAGTTGCCCTTGCTCCGCCAGTTGTTCCTGTGGGGCGACGATCAGGAAAAGATCGCGCTCTTGAAAGCCCTCGACTGGCTCGACAGCCAGGGGGCGTGCGTGGAGCTTGCGCTGCAAGCCGGGCGCACCAGCAACAGCCAGGTGTTTGCCGCCCTCGCCCTGGACACCCTCTATCCGTCGCGCCACTACGACGAGCGGGCCTTCCATCAACTGGTGCTGAAGGCCTTGGGCATGGGACTCGATGTGCGCCGACTGCTCGGCCTGACCCAACGGCACAGTGTCAGCCTCAACCAGTTGGCCCTCGACCTGCTGGCCGAACAACTCGCCGCCGAACGAACGGTGTCCGCCGGGCTGCCGCGAGCCATCGATTTCGACCTGCTCAGCCCGGCACAACGCCAGCGCCTGGTCGGCCTGGCCCAGCAGCAACGGTTGCCGCCGGAATGGCACGACTATCTGGCCCACATTTCACTGAACTGA
- a CDS encoding UbiA family prenyltransferase, producing the protein MSQAPLNLKTWMTLGRVSNLPTVWTNTLAAALLASSAGALAPPSSLVWLLLLAALSLLYLAGMLLNDLLDADWDQQHQNPRPITLGLVSRQQVRLATALLLMLAAAALLGLSRLIDQPHWLLGSATLLVGCILGYNLLHKKYAHSVWLMGACRSTLYLTAAASLALPPGPIWLCAILLGVYISGLTYLARQEHRNQLLSRLPLLLMLSPLVLAIYSNNLWFWPVMLLWLGWLGRSYWRHLARPQQRQVRGFIGAGLAALPLFDALVLAVADQPLGSLACVLVFFLLPHFQRWIKPT; encoded by the coding sequence ATGAGCCAGGCACCGCTGAATCTCAAGACCTGGATGACCCTGGGCCGGGTGTCCAACCTGCCCACGGTGTGGACCAACACCCTGGCCGCCGCCCTGCTCGCCAGCAGCGCCGGGGCCCTGGCGCCACCGTCGTCCCTGGTGTGGCTCCTGCTGCTGGCCGCGCTGTCACTGCTGTACCTGGCCGGCATGTTGTTGAATGACCTGCTGGACGCCGATTGGGACCAGCAGCACCAGAATCCTCGCCCCATCACCCTGGGCCTGGTCAGCCGCCAGCAGGTGCGGTTGGCCACGGCGTTGTTGCTGATGCTGGCCGCCGCGGCACTGCTGGGCCTGAGCCGGTTGATCGATCAGCCGCACTGGCTGCTGGGCAGCGCCACCCTGCTGGTGGGCTGCATCCTGGGTTACAACCTGCTGCACAAGAAGTACGCCCACAGCGTCTGGCTGATGGGCGCCTGCCGCTCGACGCTCTACCTCACGGCGGCGGCCAGCCTGGCGCTCCCGCCGGGGCCGATCTGGCTTTGCGCAATCCTGCTCGGTGTCTACATCAGCGGCCTGACCTACCTGGCCCGCCAGGAACACCGTAACCAGTTGCTCAGCCGGCTGCCCCTGCTGTTGATGCTGAGCCCACTGGTGCTGGCGATCTACTCGAATAACCTCTGGTTCTGGCCGGTCATGCTGCTCTGGCTGGGCTGGCTGGGACGCAGTTACTGGCGTCATCTGGCTAGACCACAGCAACGGCAGGTCCGGGGGTTTATCGGTGCCGGCCTGGCGGCGCTGCCACTGTTCGATGCCCTGGTGCTGGCAGTGGCCGACCAGCCGCTGGGCAGCCTGGCCTGTGTCCTGGTGTTTTTCCTGCTCCCACACTTCCAACGCTGGATCAAACCGACATGA
- a CDS encoding 3-dehydroquinate synthase: protein MKRSRWFRALAQKGPATPFWLSLICFSGLVIASFLLFEQQIQDFLTHLNLYLPSTPAQKLNLALLLIALLALDVVLPVPSSMVALMAVAMLGSLGGYLVIFLGLCLGAGLGYALGAGYFRLLSGRLGLHQRQPGQLGYRLGTLSLICLRGVPVLAETSVVAAGMQRYPLRAFVPVIVLANAGLALAYSAIGSFLVEQNALLVTLLASMVLPGLFIAGYSLFKSLRKRDSEQPLRGRFEVSYDYPVIFTDHLFDPLNPCLHRQLTARQRGPVTVLVFVDEQLLHSVPSLREQIDAYFAAHPADLHLQAPPIAVPAGELSKDSQVLQQLYSDMLQHGLDRHCYVLVLGGGAVLDAVGYACATFHRGMRLIRIPSTVLAQNDAGIGVKNGINAFGQKNLLGAFYPATAVINDFQLLTSLSRRDQIAGLAEAVKVALIKDQAFFQWMEQQADALAHFDHAASRYAIRRCAELHLAHITGAGDPFERGNGRPLDYGHWAAHKLENLSHHRLRHGEAVAVGIALDSLYANALGLLSDADSERILRLLLKLGFCLNPPELDLKDEQGRSRVLLGLEEFRQHLGGALSIPMLSRIGESLDLHEIDAGRMEQALQRLSALGDPALTLSEGCAQ, encoded by the coding sequence ATGAAGCGTAGCCGGTGGTTTCGTGCGCTCGCGCAAAAAGGTCCAGCCACGCCTTTCTGGCTGTCGTTGATCTGCTTCTCAGGTCTGGTGATCGCCAGCTTCCTGCTGTTCGAACAGCAGATCCAGGACTTCCTGACCCACCTCAATCTGTACCTGCCCTCCACGCCTGCCCAGAAACTCAACCTGGCGCTGTTGCTGATCGCTCTGCTGGCGTTGGACGTGGTGTTGCCGGTGCCTTCGAGCATGGTCGCGCTGATGGCCGTGGCGATGCTTGGCAGCCTCGGTGGTTACCTGGTGATTTTCCTCGGGCTGTGCCTGGGGGCCGGGTTGGGTTATGCCCTGGGAGCCGGTTATTTCCGACTGCTGTCCGGCCGCTTGGGCCTGCATCAGCGCCAGCCGGGGCAACTGGGGTATCGGTTGGGCACGCTGTCGTTGATCTGCCTGCGGGGCGTGCCGGTGCTGGCGGAAACCTCGGTGGTGGCCGCCGGGATGCAACGCTACCCGCTGCGTGCCTTCGTGCCGGTGATCGTCCTGGCCAATGCCGGCCTGGCGCTGGCCTACAGCGCCATCGGCAGCTTCCTCGTCGAGCAGAATGCGTTGCTGGTGACCCTGCTCGCCAGCATGGTCTTGCCCGGATTGTTCATTGCCGGGTACAGCCTGTTCAAAAGCCTGCGCAAGCGCGACAGCGAACAACCCCTGCGCGGGCGCTTCGAGGTCAGTTACGACTACCCGGTGATATTCACTGATCACCTGTTCGACCCGCTCAATCCCTGCCTCCATCGCCAGCTCACCGCCCGACAACGGGGCCCAGTGACGGTACTGGTGTTTGTCGATGAACAACTGCTGCACAGCGTCCCATCGTTGCGGGAGCAAATCGACGCCTACTTCGCCGCCCACCCTGCGGACCTGCATCTGCAAGCGCCACCGATTGCCGTACCGGCCGGCGAACTGAGCAAGGATTCACAGGTACTGCAGCAGCTCTACAGCGACATGCTGCAGCATGGCCTGGACCGGCATTGCTATGTGTTGGTCCTGGGCGGTGGTGCTGTGCTGGATGCGGTGGGCTATGCCTGTGCCACCTTCCATCGTGGCATGCGCCTGATCCGGATCCCGAGCACGGTGCTGGCCCAGAACGACGCGGGCATCGGCGTGAAGAACGGCATCAATGCCTTCGGCCAGAAGAACCTGCTCGGCGCGTTCTACCCCGCCACGGCGGTGATCAACGACTTCCAATTGCTGACCAGCCTGAGCCGGCGCGATCAGATCGCCGGGCTGGCCGAAGCGGTGAAAGTCGCGCTGATCAAGGACCAGGCTTTCTTCCAATGGATGGAGCAACAGGCCGACGCCCTCGCCCACTTCGACCACGCCGCCAGCCGCTATGCCATCCGTCGCTGCGCCGAGTTGCACCTGGCGCACATCACCGGGGCCGGCGACCCATTCGAGCGCGGTAACGGCCGCCCGCTGGACTATGGACACTGGGCGGCGCACAAGCTGGAAAATCTCAGCCATCACCGGCTCCGCCATGGTGAGGCGGTGGCGGTGGGCATCGCCCTGGACAGCCTCTACGCCAATGCCCTGGGACTGTTGAGCGATGCCGACAGCGAACGCATCCTGCGCCTGCTGCTCAAGCTCGGTTTCTGCCTCAACCCACCCGAACTGGACCTGAAAGATGAACAGGGTCGTTCGCGGGTGTTGCTCGGGCTGGAAGAGTTCCGCCAGCACCTGGGCGGGGCGCTCTCCATCCCCATGCTCAGTCGGATCGGCGAGTCGCTGGACCTGCATGAGATCGATGCCGGCCGAATGGAGCAGGCGCTGCAACGGTTGTCCGCCCTCGGTGATCCGGCGCTCACCCTGAGCGAAGGCTGCGCGCAATGA
- the adeC gene encoding AdeC/AdeK/OprM family multidrug efflux complex outer membrane factor, translating into MHKLLSPMTAATLLLGGCSLIPDYQRPDPPVAAQYPQTSAYAPALSGPAAADQGWRDQFRDPALQQLIESALINNRDLRVAALNVEAYQAQYRIQRADLFPAISANGTGSRQRLPGSLTQTGQPAISSSYSATLGISSYELDLFGRIRSLSDQASLIYLSSEEARRSTQLSLVGSVASAYLTWRADQELLALTRDTLQSYEQSLRLTERSNQVGTASALALSQSRTSVEDARARLAQFQRQVAQDFNNLTLLVGTLVDDNLPARPLASELLSEVPAGLPSDLLQRRPDVLEAEYLLQAANANIGAARAAFFPSISLTANAGTSSTELSGLFKSGSGSWLFQPQINLPIFNAGSLRASLNYSKIQKDIRVSQYEKSIQTAFREVSDGLAARKTYQEQLVAQTDLVQANQDYYRLAERRYRIGVDSSLTFLDAQRSLFSARQTLIVDRLSQLLAEVNLYKALGGGWVERTNTLTVR; encoded by the coding sequence ATGCATAAACTCCTGAGCCCCATGACGGCCGCGACACTCCTGCTCGGCGGTTGCTCGCTGATCCCGGACTACCAGCGCCCCGATCCCCCCGTCGCCGCGCAATACCCCCAGACGTCCGCCTACGCCCCGGCCCTGTCGGGACCCGCGGCGGCCGATCAGGGCTGGCGAGACCAGTTCCGTGATCCGGCGCTGCAACAACTCATCGAAAGCGCCTTGATCAACAACCGCGACCTGCGCGTGGCGGCGCTGAACGTCGAGGCCTATCAGGCGCAGTACCGGATCCAGCGCGCGGACCTCTTCCCGGCCATCAGCGCCAACGGCACCGGCTCGCGCCAACGACTGCCCGGCAGCCTGACGCAAACCGGCCAGCCGGCGATCAGCAGCTCGTATTCCGCCACGCTGGGCATCAGTTCCTATGAGCTGGACCTGTTCGGACGTATACGCAGCCTCAGCGACCAGGCTTCGCTCATTTATCTGTCCAGCGAAGAAGCCCGTCGCAGTACCCAGTTGAGCCTGGTGGGCAGTGTCGCCAGTGCCTACCTGACCTGGCGTGCCGATCAGGAGTTACTGGCACTGACCCGTGACACGTTGCAATCCTATGAACAGAGCCTGCGCCTGACGGAACGCAGCAATCAGGTAGGCACCGCCTCGGCCCTGGCCCTGAGCCAGTCACGCACCTCGGTAGAAGACGCCAGGGCCCGCCTGGCCCAGTTCCAACGCCAGGTCGCCCAGGACTTCAACAATCTCACCTTGCTGGTCGGCACTTTGGTGGACGATAACCTGCCCGCCCGCCCACTGGCCTCCGAGCTGCTGAGCGAAGTACCCGCCGGCCTGCCGTCGGACCTGCTGCAACGCCGTCCGGATGTGCTCGAGGCCGAATACCTGCTGCAAGCGGCCAACGCCAATATCGGCGCGGCCCGTGCCGCCTTCTTCCCGAGCATCAGCCTGACCGCCAACGCCGGCACTTCGAGCACCGAGTTGTCCGGGCTGTTCAAGAGCGGGTCGGGCAGTTGGCTGTTCCAGCCGCAGATCAACCTGCCGATTTTCAACGCCGGCAGCCTTCGGGCGAGTTTGAACTACTCGAAGATCCAGAAGGATATCCGCGTCTCCCAGTACGAGAAGTCGATCCAGACCGCTTTCCGGGAAGTCTCCGATGGCCTGGCCGCGCGCAAGACCTACCAGGAACAACTGGTCGCGCAGACCGATCTGGTGCAAGCCAACCAGGACTACTACAGGCTGGCGGAGCGGCGCTATCGCATCGGCGTCGACAGCAGCCTGACGTTCCTCGATGCACAACGCTCGCTGTTCAGCGCCCGGCAGACCCTCATTGTCGACCGGCTGTCGCAACTGCTCGCCGAGGTCAATCTCTACAAGGCGCTGGGTGGAGGTTGGGTCGAACGCACAAACACGTTGACTGTGAGGTGA
- a CDS encoding helix-turn-helix transcriptional regulator — MNRHAVFGGAQNTHIYAELGKLISSVGHESFLTNMHQLIETSVPVSRLELSEWTIDDAQATVLDVQLLGDAGLPKGPQMQSVCPTTAIQRNDHPLVRRVLEVDDALLIHLGARMKNEKDNNCLGTSHQCSLISRKGNRRCVISLHRPQAQRDFSLQELSFLKYLSETLLPLGERHAHLNRQSCIRSPGSATPHSLNIADQTQLQRDFDERLSPCDVTLSVREKEVCLGLLAGGTVPEIAEKLQVKNSSIETYLKRAAAKLGVSGRHGLAKWMIGS, encoded by the coding sequence ATGAATCGACATGCGGTTTTTGGAGGTGCGCAGAACACGCACATCTACGCGGAGCTAGGAAAGCTGATTTCAAGTGTCGGACACGAGAGTTTCTTGACCAACATGCACCAACTGATCGAAACATCGGTGCCTGTCAGTCGGCTCGAACTGAGTGAATGGACCATTGACGATGCCCAGGCGACGGTCCTCGACGTGCAGTTGCTCGGGGATGCGGGTCTGCCGAAGGGCCCGCAGATGCAATCGGTCTGCCCTACCACTGCGATACAGCGCAACGACCACCCCCTGGTAAGGCGGGTGCTGGAAGTAGACGACGCCCTGCTGATCCATCTGGGCGCACGGATGAAAAACGAAAAGGATAACAACTGCCTGGGGACTTCCCATCAATGCAGCCTGATTTCGCGCAAAGGCAATCGTCGTTGCGTGATCTCGTTGCATCGCCCCCAGGCACAGCGTGACTTTTCCCTCCAGGAACTGTCCTTTTTGAAATACCTCTCCGAGACGCTGCTACCGCTGGGGGAGCGCCACGCCCACCTCAATCGGCAGTCCTGCATCAGGAGTCCGGGCAGCGCCACGCCTCATTCGCTGAACATCGCTGACCAGACGCAGCTGCAACGAGATTTCGATGAACGGCTGAGCCCTTGTGACGTGACCCTTTCGGTGCGGGAAAAAGAGGTCTGCCTGGGACTCCTGGCAGGCGGTACCGTCCCGGAAATCGCGGAAAAGCTGCAGGTCAAGAACAGTTCCATCGAAACCTACCTCAAACGCGCCGCCGCCAAGCTTGGCGTCAGCGGACGGCATGGGCTGGCGAAATGGATGATCGGATCCTGA